In the genome of Pseudomonas fluorescens, the window GTCGTCCATGTAGTGATCGGGTCCGCTGATCTGGCACACGCCGCGTTTGTCGGCGCGGTCGACGTGCACCAGCGCCGCGTCGAGCTTGAGCGCCGGCATGGCAACCCAATCCTTGTCATCGGCATAGGGCGAGGCGATCAACTTGATCTGGCGGTTGTGGCGCAGCACATCAGTGCCCAGGCCCACGGCGGTCGGAATGAACGGCACATTCATCGCCGCCGCCCGCAGGCCGAGCAGCAGCATGCCTTCGTCGATTTCCATCACTTCCAGCGCCGCTTCCTGGCGCGCCTTGCGGAAATACGGCTCCAGCGGAATGAAATCCAGGGAGACGAAGGCGAACACCAGTTTTTTGATCTTGCCCGCAGCGCAGAGCATGCCGACATCGGCACCGCCGTAGGCAACCACGGTCAGGTCCTTGAGGTCCGAGCGCAGAATCTCGCGCACCAGCGCCATCGGCTTGCGGCGTGGGCCCCAGCCACCGATACCGATGGTCATGCCGTCACGCAGTTGGCCGACAATTTCGGCGGTGCTCATTTGCTTGTCCATCGTCTTGTTCCTCATTGGCGACCGACACTGAAGTCGTGGCCCCAGTGGCTGACCACGGTGCTTTCGAACGGCGTGTGGCGGTCCCAGTCGACCACCAGGCCATCGCAGCCGTATTCCAGGTCAAACCCGGACGGGGTCTTGATATAGAAAGAAATCATCTGGTCGTTGGTGTGCTGACCGAGAGTGGCCGACAGCTTCACGCCATTGGCGTGGACGCGATCCAGGGCGCGGCCGACTTCGTCCAGCGCGTTGACCTCGACCATCATGTGCACGCAACCGTGGGGCATCGGGCACTCGAAAATCGCCAGCGAGTGGTGGCGGCCGTTGTTGCAGTGCAGGAAGTGGATGCGTTTTTGTGGCTCGGCCGGGTCCGGGGTGAAGCGGACTTTCATCAGGTCGGACAGACCGAAACCCATCACCTGTTCGTAGAAATCGCGGCAGCGCTCGAAGGCCGGGGCCGGCAATACGACGTGGCCCATGCCGAGGTCGTTGGTGACAAAACCTTTGACGCCGACTGGCGAGACGAAACGGGCGAAGTCCTGCAACGGGCCCCAGAAAATTTCGTGGCGGTTGCCATCCGGATCACTGAAGTGCACCAGTTCCTGGACCTTGCGCAGCTCCGCTTCGGCGGCGGTGCCACGGGTCACTTGCACGTCGGCCTGTTGCAACTCGCTGACAGCCTGTTCCAGGGCTGCTCTGCCGGCCACTTCCCAGCCGCAGGCACCGAAGCTGTTCTCGGCGTTCTTCTGCACCAGGATGCGGTAGTGGCGCTCGTCCATTTTCAGGTACAGGTGCTCGTCGTCATCAGATCCGATGACCATCATGCCCAGCACCTGGCTTGCGTAATGGCGCCATTGCGCCAGGTCGCTGGATAACAGGGTGACGTAACCCAGACCACGGATATCCATGGATGCACTCCTCGTTTTACTCAGGCGGTGCCGCCCTTCGGCGACTGCCGGGGGAGACTTTATGTAGGGCCTATTCAAACGGGTTCGGGGAGGGGCAACATCGTCCAATGGGACTAGCGGATTTGATGGCTTGTGACGCGAAAAACCTGTGGGAGCGAGCCTGCTCGCGAAGGCGGTGTGTCAGGCAACATGGATGTTGAATGTGCCGGCCTCTTCGCGAGCAGGCTCGCTCCCACAAAGGGCGGCTTTATGCAGGTTGTTCGATTTGATCCAGCACACGGTTTGCGGTGATCTCCGCCAGCATCACGCTATTGGAAATGCCCAGCAGGGCATTGCGGTCACCGC includes:
- a CDS encoding CoA-transferase: MDKQMSTAEIVGQLRDGMTIGIGGWGPRRKPMALVREILRSDLKDLTVVAYGGADVGMLCAAGKIKKLVFAFVSLDFIPLEPYFRKARQEAALEVMEIDEGMLLLGLRAAAMNVPFIPTAVGLGTDVLRHNRQIKLIASPYADDKDWVAMPALKLDAALVHVDRADKRGVCQISGPDHYMDDLFVRAATHSYVTCDELVDSEYFHQDSAHAHQVFWERNLTTAVAHVPGGAHPSSCAPLYGFDVAHFKAYNATVQAADGWQGYVRDYVDCTHEQYLEKVGGLAAIRELPLPIF
- a CDS encoding VOC family protein, producing MDIRGLGYVTLLSSDLAQWRHYASQVLGMMVIGSDDDEHLYLKMDERHYRILVQKNAENSFGACGWEVAGRAALEQAVSELQQADVQVTRGTAAEAELRKVQELVHFSDPDGNRHEIFWGPLQDFARFVSPVGVKGFVTNDLGMGHVVLPAPAFERCRDFYEQVMGFGLSDLMKVRFTPDPAEPQKRIHFLHCNNGRHHSLAIFECPMPHGCVHMMVEVNALDEVGRALDRVHANGVKLSATLGQHTNDQMISFYIKTPSGFDLEYGCDGLVVDWDRHTPFESTVVSHWGHDFSVGRQ